aaaaataaaataaaaagtcaaACACAAAGACAGACATTCCTTTCGATTCAAAGCAGTTGAGCTGATTCTTCCTTTTCATAGAAAATGATGTGgaccttttttattttatttatttattgattcATAAATAATTAttaaaaaattaaatacattCACTATAATacgattaaataaaaataaaacgtcTATTTACAAGTAGTGGAAAGTATTCTACCGCAGATGCATCTTGGGTGGTTGAGCAGGATGAGGATTCAGTGCAATGATCTTGAACAGGAAATGGTATTGCACTAAGACACCCGGTTGACATTGTGTGGGACTCTTTGGGTGTTCGGATCCCTGTTGTACTGTAGCAACACCAGCGTTACAAGTCTGTCTGTTGACATTTCACTTTAACCGCCCCGGGTTCGTCCCAAAGGTACAGACGGACTAGCATCATCATCTTGTCGTTCCCAAAACGTGGTGCCTCTGCTATGAAATGTCAAATAATGTTATTAGAGGTCTGGTTTGAGACAGTGATGATGATCGGTAAAACAACACCCAAACTGATGGATTAGTTTATTTGCTTGAGAAGCTCTGTCCATCTCTTATCAAAGAACTTCCTCATGTTGTGTCCCGCTCGCCCAATGTCTGAATTGTCTTCATTAAACTTTTCACAGTTATCAAAAACCAGGTTGACGTCAATAATGAAAGTCTCCAGATTCTGATACCTGAAACGAGAGGTACAGATCATTTCGAGTAAATGAGTAAAACACTCGATTTGTATGTTATTTCTTCCTGGTTACGTGACTAGATCAGAAAAAAACTCTGGGTTAGTCATAGTATGACTACTAGGGAGTGGATAGTAATAGTGTCATATTAATAGTGAACTCACTGGCTGCTGATGAGCTTCTCTCTGATGGTGGCGAAGTCCATGGGCTTCTTGATGACCTTCCTGTAACCAGGGATCCCCTTGGTGTTGACGGGGTTGAGGAAGGGCCAGGCATCCTGGTGGCGCTCCAACTCAGCCAGGAGCACCCTGcagaagagaacacacacacacgtcacaaagGGAATGGTAACAGTACATTGGACCTTCAATTATTTAGAGAGGCTGAACGCAATGCCCCAGGCAAATACATTTACAACCCGCATCTACATTTACATAAGCAACTCACTGATTAAAGTGATGATACTTGTGCTTAGAAAATGACTCAAAGGTTTATGGTGTAGTACAGTACCTGCACAAACCCAGGTCTCTGTTGTTGTCTCTGGCTGTCTTGGCTCTCTTCACACACACCATAGGGCTCTCCTGACTGGGTGACGTGGGTGGGGCCTGGGACGGGGCggggctctcctctcctttcctcttcctgcTGGGGGGCTCTTTCGCTCCTCCTCCTTTCTTCGGGGTGCTGTTGGCGCTCGCCGAGTCGTCCTCTGACACCTCCACGTTACCGTTACTGTTGCCGGCCTGCTTCCCATTCCGCTTGGCCTCAGCAGCGGTGGGTTTCTTCCCACTTCCACCCGCCACCGGTTTGCTGGGCAGCTTCTTGTTCTTGGGAGATGGGCCGCTCGcctgaggggagaggggaggaggacaaAGATTCATGCCGATGTACTTACAAAGCAATGGCACTTAGCATATTGTGTACACAGTGTTGTTGAATTACCTACTTTGAAATAATATATGATATGAAAATGACAGTTACATGATGTACTTTGAAATAATGTACATGCCTGATATGCATGTCTGACATACTTCTACATTAAGGTAAGATATGTAAATGTTGAACAGTGGCCTGGACAGTTTAGCTCACCTTGGATATGCAGGCGGGGCAGTACCAGTCCCCCTCGGGGATGGTGGTGATCTTGGGTTTGTGACAGTACGTGTGGCAGCCTTTGTCACAGCCGTCACACAGCAGGAGCAGGTCCTCGTTGTCACCCTTCCTGCAGATCTGACAGTACTGAAAGCAGACAACGCAGTGTCACCTCAAACCCAAGGGATGGATTACGAATCAACATTTACCAAGATATAAATTGGAATCCACTCCCTAAAGGACTTGAAATGCTCTCCAATGACACACAGTATTCACTTCCCTAGCATATTGAAATTCCGTGCCAGCCAGCTACAGTCGTTGAGGTGTTACTCACCACTTTCATGATGGACCTCTCCCAGGCGATGGACTTCTGGAGCTGCTGGAGACACATGGCCAGCTGGGCGGCACTGCGGACGTCGCCCAGGGCCTTCCTCCACACCTTCATCCCATGGGCCACCTCCTCCTCGCCCCTGTGGAAGGCAACACAGATGTCAGAGGAATGGACGCATACAAACAGGAAACGGAAAGTCGGGACACGTACGCATGCAGGCAGGTACACACGCTCAATCATTCGCTTTCCAACATAAACACTTgcccatacacagacacacacccactgtCACCACAACTAGCTGAAACTACAGCTGTGCAGACAGACGCAGGTATGAGAGTGAGTGAGGGTGGGTGGCAGGCAGCAGGGATATATGGGTACAGATACACACACCGCCAGGGAGGAGTGATGCCTATGTATATGCCGGGAGAGGAGGGAAAATAATGGTAGGGGGGATGAGGTGGACGATTACTGACGCATAACACCATGCAGACGGCCAGACAAAGTCAACGGGGAAAAACATTCGCCACACTGTGAGTCAACCCCAAACCAGAAGACAACCATAAAATACACAATAAAAGAGGCAAAACCAAAAAAGCGACAGCATAGGTAGACGTCTTTttgaaaaatgaaacaaaaaaaaGCACACAGAAGTGTTTGCTTGAATGCTGAGTGGATGACCTACCCTTCCCTGTCAGCACTACTGGATGGAGCGGGGACAGTGACGGTACCGATAGCCCCCACATTATCCAGCCTGATCTGAATGGTGGTACCTAAGGGGCTCCTCAGGTACCTTCTCTCGATGTTCCTCTCCAGGTCCGCCAGCCGCGTCACCGCTATGTCCAGAGGGTTGTCCGCGTGACGCACCACGCCGCCCGCCTTGTGGTCCGCCTTGTCCTCCGGTTGGTCTTTGTCGGCAGCGCCGCCCGCCGCTGGTTGGTGTTTGGGGAGGGGCTTGTGCTCGTGGTAGACCAGGTCCTCCCTCTCTGATTGGGGCTCGGGGTACATCCAGCCCTGCGCAGAGAATGTTGGGTAATGCAGTCTTTAGGTTCAAACTCCTACGGTCTTAAATAACAACCTATTCCCTGGCTACTGTCACTAGATCTTGGTTAACATTTAGACTTGAAAAGGTTAGTGAGTGACCCCCGCTACAATTCATTACTTTTGAACAGAGGCCTATATTTTCTCCAATGGATAAGGATGAGAGCTATAATAAAAGGAAGCTTCTCATTTGTTGAtgtcgttgttgttgtttaccttgacCTGCAAGCTGGCGGTGGTGACCTTCCTCTCCAGCTCCTCCACCTGCTGCAGCACAGCGATGTCCATCTCCATGGCCTGCTCCTCCACACACCACCCCCGCACTGACTCCACACTCACCTGGCTCTCCTCCAGCTCACACAGCTCTATCATGGCCGCTGCAGATTGGGGAGGCAGGACGGCATTAGAGACCAGTCATACACTCCATAGACACAGCATACATATTATTCGCACATCAGACCCAACATCCACGGCCTTGCTTTTGTCGCTCGATACTCCCTCCCCAACGCAacaacaaaaccacacacactcttaccacacacacacacacacacacacacacacgcacacatacacacagattaAGAATTCAATATCCAGACACAAAGAGCTGTTCAATCAGAAACCATGTGAACGTTAACAAATCTGGCTTTGATGTCAGACTCATATTGAGCAGTCAGTCATGCGTCATGTACCAAATGTCAACTCATTGTGAAGCGCAGGTGCTTGGAGTGTGCTCAGTAGGGGTAGAGCTACTCAGGGCTGTCATAACACAGTGCTCAATCAGACTCCAACGCAAAAGTCTTTGTGAAAGTCTGGGCCTTCCAGTCGGAGTGCTGCTCAGTTTCACTGACACAAAATCAAAGCTACTTTATTCATCGGGATCTGTTGGCTAAATCTACTCTGTAAAGGCTATGCAGATTGCTAAAGATTGGGTAAGTGAGGGACCTAccgcctgtgtttgtgtctgaatTAGTACTCACCGTCTCGGTGCTTGGTGCAGACCTGTGGGATGAGCTCCATGTATTTGTGCATCTGTCGGTGCAGGCCCTTCTCTCTGACTCCCCGGCTGTGGAGGGACTCCACCAGGGAGCGCAGCTCCTCACTGTCTGACACTCGCCACCAGCCTGACAGCATctctgcgcgcacacacacacacacacacacacacaacacacaacacacacacacacacatatataaataAACGTatagacatttttttttaaataacttaagACGTATTCTGATACAGAACACACTCCAgtgctgttctctctcctcaagaGATTCCTTTCTTCCACCCAGTAGAACAAAATAAATTATTCATTCTTATGACTCAGTGAATGAATAAAGGTTAACTGAATAAATAGATGACTCATCCCACACacgcgctcgcacacacacacacgctcaccctCAGGGATGGGCCGTGGTGTGGGGTGATCCGAGTGCTTGGGCACCTCCATCATGGTGGGAGAGGGCACCGTGGACGAGAGCTTTTCGCCGGGAGGAACAGGCGACTCGCTCTTGCTGGAGACGCTGGCCTGGCCTGAGTGGCCTGGCAGGGGGCTGCTGCAGAAGGGCAGCTGGCTGGGGCTCATCattccactgggccagccaccgCAGAACGCTGAGAGACCCAGCAACGACCCGCCAGCCTTACCCTAGAGGGGGCAGATACATACACAGACACTTCAATATCATGATTAGAAAAACTAATGTGTATCACTACACTTAGGGCTATAGCTTCAAACAGAACCTACATTCTTCTGATGTTACATTTATTCATAGGATTTTCCATTATCAGCTTCTACTACCGGTATAAATCATTAGGACAAGGGGTCTGTCCTGGCAGCGTACTGACCTGCAGGGCTGACAGAGGGTAGTTGATGAAGCCAGCTGGATGGTGGGGGCTGGCTGAGGACGACGCTGCAGAGGGGGTGAGAGGCAGGGCGGGGGAGGCCGGGGGAGACCTGGGCCGTGTGAGGCTGGAGGAGGGCAGCGGGGAGGACTGGAGAGGGCCGGGccctggggagggagaggtggttaGGGAGGTGTCGTCACAGGGGGAGCGGGGGAGCAGGGTGAACCAGTGACCGCTCCTCTCTGTCAGGACCCTGAGGAGCTGGTCACTGGGGAGGTACTGGAGCTGTGgaggggtaggggttagggtggaggtcTTCATAGGGCTGAAAAGCTGGGGTGGGGGgctcaggagagaggagaacgaggagggagacgaggtggaggtggggaagcCGGGCTTGGCCTCCTCGCACGGCAGGTTCGGCGCCGTCAACGCACAGGGGCTTGTAGGTAAGGCGGGTAGAGAGGCGTTGTGGGCGGCATAGGATGGTGGTGTTGTTATTGTTGTCGTGGTAACAGAGGGTGGCGTGGGGCTGCCGTTGTATTTGGGACGGGGGTCTGCCTCGGCTTCGCGGGTTTCCTTGGCAACGTCCTTAGCGACATGGAGGAGCGTGGTCAGTTTGGAGAGAGAGGCTGACTGCAAGAGGAAAAGATTGGGAGAacctttcttctcctccttcccttcctctgaCCCCACGGCGGTGTAgacgctcctctcctcctcgccGACGCCCCCAGGTTTCTTCTTCTGCACCTCCTCCTCCTGCGGCTCCTCCTTGATGTGCACCTCCCCTGCTgccgtcctcctcctctccctctctttgtccaGCTCCCCCGCAGCTTCTCCGCTCTCCATGGCCTCGATGAAGACCCCTCCGCAGTGGGGCAGAACCCAGTAGCGCCGGCGGTACCGGTCCTGGCCGTACATCATGGAGCGCAGGGAGTGGGACGCCTCAAACAGCTTCCTCCTCACCTGGTGCTGTTGCTGTGAAACCAAGCAAGACCGTCATGACCTGAGTTATAACTAAATCAATGAATCAATAATATCTAACTATTTAGTATTGTTCTTCCACAGAGATGGAACTCTCAGATCTCCGGATGGAAGGACTTACCTTGGCTAGCTTCTCTATCTGTTTCTCCAGCTCCTCCACACTAATTGATTGGTCCCCATCGTCCTCGTCACACGTTTCCACTTTCTTCCCCttcttcatctcctcctcctcttcctcgtcaTCTTCATCGGCCAGGTCGTCGCTGTCTTCGTCTTCATCATCGTCCTCGTCGCTTTCTGCTCCGGCCTTTCTCTTGCGTTTGAGGCCAGAGGAAGGTGTACCCAGGGGCTGGGTCTCCTCCCCTCCCATGCTGGCATCTCTCTTCCCGGTCCGCTTGGCATGGATGGTCCtcaacctggagagagagaaacacacaggtgAGCTttcagaagcacacacacacacacacacacacacacacacacacacacacacacacacacacacacacacacacacacacacacacacacacacacacacacacccgtcaaCACACGCCACTTACTTTTTGAGTTTGCCCTCGATCAGCCACTTGTCCTTCCTCATGTTGGTCATGTGATCAAGATTCTTGTCGATCTCACTGTAGAAACAGAGTAAGATACAGTATATGTCAGTTCACACGTACAGGTAACTATGGAAACAGTGAGTAAATGAGGGACACAAAGtacattgaaagcaggtgcttccacacaggtgtggttcctgagttaattcaGCAATTAACATCCTATCATGGTTAggatcatgtataaaaatgctgggcatgcCATTATTTTGCTACCATGGCTAtgtccccataggatgacaatgtcccCATCCACAAGCACAAgcaagtggtcactgaatggtttgatgagcatgaaaacgatgtaaaccatatgccgtGGCCGTCTCAATCATCAGATCTCAACTCATTTCaaaacttatgggagattctggagcagtgcctgagacagcgttttccaccaccatcaacaaaccaCCAAataatggaatttcttgtggaagaatggtgtccgATCCCTCCAACAGAGTTatagacacttgtagaatctatgccaaggtgcactgaagctgttctggtACGTGGTGGCCcgacgccctattaagacactttatgttgggggtttcctttattttggcagttacctctaGTTAACACAAGCAGtacaatttttctctctctctctgtagagtgaATAGCCTGCAGCACTAGTATCCCTCCATTCTCGTGAATAATTGATGTATTGGCTTCTCTCTCTATCAAAATTGAATCCCACTCCAGATTAGCTGATCTATCCAGAGTCTTACACAGCATTAATAAAACACGACAGCATTAGCAGCAGAGTGAAGTCAACTGAACGTCATTATTTGTAAGGAGCTAAAAGGCAGCAGGCTCACAACGGTATGGAAGCCTCCTGTACACTAAACCGTTCACACTGGCTCCACCTAATAAGACAGGAAGGGACGGCGATGCCTGATCTACAAGGATGTCCTCTCATGCTCGTGAAATGTTGTCTGCATATCCTGTCAGTAAAACCAGTAAAAACATAGAATccatatttggatttcatgtttGATCTCCTTACCTCCAATAATCTATTCCCTTGTAGCTCCACTGGTATGAAGCCTGTGTGATGTACAGCGCTGGCAGGTCAGCATCTCTCCTCCTACCTGTCTACGCTTTTGCTGCAGATAGAACCTGACTTTTAATTGTTTAGTTTCAAATGTTCTTTCGTCCCTCCTTCTGACGGCGCTCTTGCTGCAGCATTATCTATTTAAATGTTTGGCGTCTCCTGTTCTTTACTCCTACCTGACGACACTTGCTGCAGCATTATCTATTTAAATGTTTGGCGTCTCCTGTTCTTTACTCCTACCTGACGACACTTGCTGCAGCATTATCTATTTAACTGTTTGGCGTCTCCTGTTCTTTACTCCTACCTAACGGCGCTCTTGCTGCAGCATTATCTATTTAACTGTTTGGCGTCTCCTGTTCTTTTCTCCTACCTGACGACGCTCTTGCTGCAGCATTATCTATTTAACTGTTTGGCGTCTCCTGTTCTTTACTCCTACCTGACGACACTCTTGCTGCAGCATTATCTATTTAAATGTTTGGCGTCTCCTGTTCTTTACTCCTACCTGACGACACTCTTGCTGCAGCATTATCTATTTAAATGTTTGGCGTCTCCTGTTCTTTTCTCCTACCTGACGACACTCTTGCTGCAGCATTATCTATTCAAATGTTTGGCGTCTCCTGTTCTTTACTCCTACCTGACGACACTCTTGCTGCAGGCCAGCTCATTGGCCAGGAAGCCTAGTATGGAGGCCTTCTGGGCGGGGGTGTGGGCCTGGAAGGCCTTGGTCTTCAGGCTGAGGGCCAGCTCAGCCAGCTCAGTCTGTCCACAATGGGCCCCCATGTACATCTGCAGCACCTCCGACACATTGTCCCGGTTGATGCCCACGTTGGTCAGATGGTCCCCCAGCATGGTCTTGgtctggggggagaggagagagacaggaggggtgagtcATGGAAGATAGAGGGAAAGACAGCATGGTCTTggtctgggggagaggagagagacaggaggggtgagtcATGGAAGATAGAGGGAAAGACAGCATGGTCTTGgtctggggggagaggagagagacaggaggggtgagtcAGGGAAGATAGAGGGAAAGACAGCATGGTCTTGgtctggggggagaggagagagacaggaggggtgagtcAGGGAAGATAGAGGGAAAGACAGCATGGTCTTGGTCTAGAAGGGGATGTCAGGAGGGTTGGGTGGTGATAGAGTGGTCGCCATGTACACTTTCCAGGGGAGTGTTGACTCATAGACAAtggactggtttcccagacacagattaagtccTAGACTAAAAAGCATGTTCAGTGGAGATTCTCCATAGAAAGTGCTTCTTAGTTCTTAGTCTAAGACTAGGCTTAACCTGTGTCTGGAAAAGCGGACCAATGTGTGTAGGCTTTTATTCAGAACATGCTTGGTATGTTCCTGTACATGTACAGTATCTCACCTTGTGTCCAGGGGGCAGTCCAGGGTCACACACGGCCAGGGAGAGGAGTCTGACCAGCAGGTCCTGGACGTGTCCCATGCTGTCTCCCACGTTGagcaggccctcctgcagcatgCCCAGGGTGGGTACGTCCACCCCCACATCGAAGCCCAGCACCTTCCCAAAGCCGCGTAGGAACTGCATCAGCATCAGGCAGTCAGACACCGCACCCCCCGGCAAGATCAGGCCAGGGATTCTGGAAAACTCTGGAAGAGGCTGGAAGGAAAggtaaggagagaaggagggatgttTAGGATACATCTCACATGACACCCTGGGACTCCTATAGTGCCCTATGTGGACGGCACTATATGGGGAGTAGTGTGACTAACATGTTGCAATGCCAATGACTGAATTTTCTATGCCAATGACTGAATCACATTAGTAATGgcaactttttttgggggggggggtttcattAGTAAACATGTGGGGGGTTATTATCTCGTCCCTCCTTATGCATTACTCTCTTTAGCCACTTGATGGCAGTGTACAGCACAAACCGTGTCCAGTACTCAGGTTTCACATATGacagataacagatatactgtacattacatACCATTGTGATGATACAATGCACTTAACCACCCATAACCCAAACCTAGACAATATTAACTTGTCAGTTCAAATATATATAATGTAAAAGAGATGTAACTACATTAAACGGCCACCTACAATTTGGAAAGCTAGGTCCCTTTAATGATGTCACCCTTCAGACATCACGTAGGACTGAATCATGGGCAAGACGGGTAATTTATTACCTTATGATCGGCCAGACACATGTCTTCATTTGGCTTCTTCAGCTCCCTGGCAATCTCCAGTTCCAGCCTCCTCAGCTCCAATTTCCGCTCCTTGTTCAGGCGTTTCTCATCCCTCTTTTCCTGCCGCAAGCGCTCGCGCTCCTGAAGGccccagagaaggagagaggaggggagagataatGGGCTCACGCCAGTGGAGGTAAAACAGACAAGAATGTCAGGCCGAGTCTGCTGAGTAGTTTTAGAATTCAGCCCGGCGCCCCTGCCTGCGCTCTCAAAGAAAAAGAGCTCGAGGGCCATTCTTTTGACTCAGTTAGTGTATTGAAGAAATGAAaagtagaaggaggagagagggattggATGGGTTCAGGAAGAGTGGGACCttctggcgtgtgtgtgtgtgtgttgtgtgtgtgtgtgttgtgtgtgtgtgtgttgtgtgtgtgtgtcacatacCTCTGCTTTCTTGCGAGCCTCCACCGCCTTCATGAGCATCCCATGTTgccgtctcctctccctctcctagcagagcagagaaaacacacacacacacacgttacacacCGGAGAAGGTGTAACCTCCACAGGTGAAGTCAGAGAGGTGGACAGAAGGAGGAAAACCACCATTCACCTCCATCAGGGTGAGGTTTTCACATACAGCAACACGTACAGTTGAAGCTGAGGTTAAGAAGACAACGGTACGAATGACGACAACCAGAAAGCATCAGAGGGAGAATGCGGTAGATGGTGATGACGGGGTCAAAAAGAGAAGTTAGGGTCAAGCTATGATGCCTCTAGGTAAAAAGCTGACGGAACACACGCAAAATGACTGAGTCATCATAGCCACAAGCCAGTGGGATGAAAACAAACATTGCTCTGTGTATCATCCATCTGTTTAGCTGATAGCCGTTCCAGATTGAAAATAGCCTAAACCTATGGGGGGATATCGAGGGAAGGTCTTACAAGGAGACTTCCCTGGTTGAGGATAGATTGTCTCAAAATGTTTAATTGTAAACAAATAGGATTTGATCAACGGAAAAGCGAGGACAGTGACTGTCTGAAAGGGATGGGGAACTCAGTGATGTGATAAACAGAAGTCAATGAAACAAATCCTCTGGATTCTGCTGCATACAGCATGTAGGGCCAGGAGTTTCTCCAGCTCAGGTTAATATTGTTAGGAAAGACTCCTGGCTCTAACCATGTGCAACAGACATGCTCAACAAGcaatagccagccagccagtcaagcTGCTGGAGAAGACAAGCAGGTACAGCAATAGACAGCAAACCAGTCAGGCTGCTGGAGAAGACAGGCAGGTACAGCAAtagacagccagccagtcagaagaCAGGCAGGTACAGATACAGAACAGAGCAGCAGAACGACTCAGGCTACATTCCAAATGGCAAActcttccctatgtagtgcactacttttgaccaaagtagtgcactatgaggtagtgcactatgccatttcagacgcagccTCAGAGACTCAATGGGACGTAACAGGTGAAAGGGCAGCTCTTTGTGGACGGAGACGGACACAAGCTCAATGTCTGGAACTGGAAAACTCAAGCACTCACAGCCACTCAAAAACAACAGCTAGACAATGGATGTGATGGATGACTCATCGAGAGGAGCGTACTTTCAGACAGTAAGAGTGAGCATGGCAGGGCATGGCCGCCTTTTGCAATGCATTCTGGGGAGTGCGGGGGGAGCTACCGAACCACCGCAGGCGGAGCGAGGTCAGGTGTCTCAGAGCAGATGGAGGCGACACActgttgtgtttgtttgtttgtttgtgtgtttgtttgtttgtttgttttgctgAAAAAGCCATGCAGAATAATGTAGTATGACTGCAGCCAGTGCTACACTTAATGCATTGCTATGACAACCATATCACAACCAGGAAACACGATGCGGTGTTAGATGTACAAAAATAAACATACCCATACCATATCTAGTCTATGCCTCTCCAACTCCTGGCAGAGAGAGTTGGCAAAGTATTATGGAACAGAAATGACAGCAAAAAAAAACAGATTGTTTAGCAGAAAAATACCCAAAGATCAGAAATAAGCCAATAGAATGGAAACTGACCAAAGAGAAACAGTAAAGGGTTTAATAAAATATCTAGTTACACACACAACCttgaaacccacacacacaccctgtaaaCACTGATCTAGCTGAAGTGTATTTAGTATCATTTCAATCATGTCAGAAGAGACAAGGTGTGCTGCTAAAAAGAGCTGCGTACCTGGTGCTTCAAAATGACTGCATGCTGTCTTCGCATTTCTTTCTCCTTCAGGGGAAGACAGAAAAGATGAGGGGAGAAAATCAATACACTTTCATACAGCCACCATCATGAAAATCACTAGGGCTGATGGGATTTCAGACCATTTTACCGAGGAGCTACAGCTCATGCCTAATCTCATTGTCAGACACATCTCATCTGGAAAAAGCTTTGACATTTTGGTTTACATTGAGATGCTGTGTGTAACACAAACTCTCACCTTTATTCGTTTCTCTGCCTCCATAACTTTGGCATTCGCAACCTCTTCTTTCTTTCTCCGTTTAGCCTGCGAATGCAAATCAGGTCAAATGTCATTTCACTGCCAGACatctggacagacagactgacggaCACATGCCACTCCGCCGTTTCGCACCGAGCACTCAAAATATGATATTTTCCTTGTAACAGAAAATGAAACGCATGCCTCACATGCCAGTCAAATGTGTAGAACACAGAGAGTGAATCATGTATCATTTAAATATGTAATTGCAAACAGAAAAAAAATCCTGTTAAGAGTGGCTTGCCAACCGTGTCAACTCAAATTTGATTTAGTCCTGCTAAAATACTTGAGCTCCTACAGTGTAATTGTGTGTGCAAGGGAAAGATATTTTTTTTCCTACCCACTTATGCTAAACTGTTGCTGTTGTCTGATAAAATAGAAAAAAAATGATTTCTGTCTAATTTAAATATGGCCTGACTCTGAGACAGCTAGTGGAGACAGAGATTTTAATATTCAACAGCCGTCAACCAAGACCAATTTAGCATTAGTTCCATGTGGAATTATGCCTGAGACATTACTCCTTCCAACACTGCGGTATTATTCAGTAATAGGCTTGGGTAAGATTAAAATACTATGGACAGAGTAGACTGAAGGCTCTGGGATGCATTTGAGGAGTGGCGTTCTGCTAATTCAGAGAATATGTTCGGTGTTGGGTCAGCTGACTGTAGTACCTCCAGGATCTGTTGTGCCCTCATCTCCTTCTCCAACCTGATCTGCTGAATACGCTTGATCTTCTCCTGGAGAAACACAGAGGTAGGCGGATCAATACACTATGCAAACCAAACGGTGTTGCAGTGGTAAAACAAGGATACCCTCCATAGTCAAGGCGGGAGACGGTTTGACAGGAAGTGGGGCCACATAAAGAATGCCCTACCTGCTGCTTG
This genomic stretch from Salvelinus fontinalis isolate EN_2023a chromosome 41, ASM2944872v1, whole genome shotgun sequence harbors:
- the LOC129840427 gene encoding bromodomain adjacent to zinc finger domain protein 2B-like isoform X9, yielding MESGERLASPAPPTLPTARTSSPAASSSSSSSSSPAPKSSLAPSHAASLGSTLSTSGRLYGAMSDQQPYTLSSAFPLVSHPAFGLYTTSSGRPEFGGLGSLGSLGSLGMSAALAAHPQLGALTEWWRAAEAHSRGAAAFLPPFLGLPTMFTPHIQQNHSPMQPPSRTPSKNGQIPKGVNGAVNGSGVSSPTLQGSYSMNASPSLGASQSVKGPKARGPRSSPHSQSHTAELQLEKVPHKPKDKKPSKKPAEVAGVSDSESGSSSDSSSNGAISSDLEDLGGEEDDDDDDDDDDDEDEEEDGKCEAWNSEKEKARRAKKKMKIGTLSSGMKEAQDKRNNLPHSLPSDPPILVPSQHCPSPPTLSQSSPLSLQTSWPREEGLQQHLSVIQSTGLAASSKPLALLTQPRRETSPSPLSASPIPLITSPKGRTTSSPKPPKLLPSSPQNLPLSLCTSLSRSVPLSSSPQSFPLLTSPMANSQQPKPLKTPGSGKASKRKLLEDSLSQINEFRLKQSLLSQGQTFPAAQPKKQQGHRTSRKAAGVKSSSLPPPKLSSPESLGGGGRSTRLPPAPLPPPPQNNHSNLFLSSALLGLAAHPNGVIQSTTAQDAPLALITKPRKDFNKDLSGAGASLSLPVNLSTGGRVHSASSQAPPARPATSPSPATARGPRKIKAPKTPKLQAPNLQVQAHALAPMAAWKGLSQSHLVQSLVDLFRGAEAGLPGLPGLPSSKDSDDSVEDDDDDDDDDDDDLDDLEDDEEDSDDSLSDSDSNSDSDADVSGGKLKDPKLKLPSSGSASKREKTPLKLTKGHASLLSNSTNHTATSCSPLNLQVIKTPNIVTSSSALAYHSSPSSSYSLAMPPGAGKRKRVMDEQELRIPLELGWQRETRIKSVSGKMQGDVAYYAPCGKKLRQYPDVMKGLQWSLLKDEDVIPHILAMEGRRGRPPNSERQRGAEGGKGSRRRKGRPPNVGEGLGLGAEVPSPSEAKLLRKLEAQEIARQAAQMKMMRKLEKQAMARAAKEARKQQAIMAAEERRKQKEQMKIIKQQEKIKRIQQIRLEKEMRAQQILEAKRRKKEEVANAKVMEAEKRIKEKEMRRQHAVILKHQERERRRQHGMLMKAVEARKKAEERERLRQEKRDEKRLNKERKLELRRLELEIARELKKPNEDMCLADHKPLPEFSRIPGLILPGGAVSDCLMLMQFLRGFGKVLGFDVGVDVPTLGMLQEGLLNVGDSMGHVQDLLVRLLSLAVCDPGLPPGHKTKTMLGDHLTNVGINRDNVSEVLQMYMGAHCGQTELAELALSLKTKAFQAHTPAQKASILGFLANELACSKSVVSEIDKNLDHMTNMRKDKWLIEGKLKKLRTIHAKRTGKRDASMGGEETQPLGTPSSGLKRKRKAGAESDEDDDEDEDSDDLADEDDEEEEEEMKKGKKVETCDEDDGDQSISVEELEKQIEKLAKQQHQVRRKLFEASHSLRSMMYGQDRYRRRYWVLPHCGGVFIEAMESGEAAGELDKERERRRTAAGEVHIKEEPQEEEVQKKKPGGVGEEERSVYTAVGSEEGKEEKKGSPNLFLLQSASLSKLTTLLHVAKDVAKETREAEADPRPKYNGSPTPPSVTTTTITTPPSYAAHNASLPALPTSPCALTAPNLPCEEAKPGFPTSTSSPSSFSSLLSPPPQLFSPMKTSTLTPTPPQLQYLPSDQLLRVLTERSGHWFTLLPRSPCDDTSLTTSPSPGPGPLQSSPLPSSSLTRPRSPPASPALPLTPSAASSSASPHHPAGFINYPLSALQGKAGGSLLGLSAFCGGWPSGMMSPSQLPFCSSPLPGHSGQASVSSKSESPVPPGEKLSSTVPSPTMMEVPKHSDHPTPRPIPEEMLSGWWRVSDSEELRSLVESLHSRGVREKGLHRQMHKYMELIPQVCTKHRDAAMIELCELEESQVSVESVRGWCVEEQAMEMDIAVLQQVEELERKVTTASLQVKGWMYPEPQSEREDLVYHEHKPLPKHQPAAGGAADKDQPEDKADHKAGGVVRHADNPLDIAVTRLADLERNIERRYLRSPLGTTIQIRLDNVGAIGTVTVPAPSSSADREGGEEEVAHGMKVWRKALGDVRSAAQLAMCLQQLQKSIAWERSIMKVYCQICRKGDNEDLLLLCDGCDKGCHTYCHKPKITTIPEGDWYCPACISKASGPSPKNKKLPSKPVAGGSGKKPTAAEAKRNGKQAGNSNGNVEVSEDDSASANSTPKKGGGAKEPPSRKRKGEESPAPSQAPPTSPSQESPMVCVKRAKTARDNNRDLGLCRVLLAELERHQDAWPFLNPVNTKGIPGYRKVIKKPMDFATIREKLISSQYQNLETFIIDVNLVFDNCEKFNEDNSDIGRAGHNMRKFFDKRWTELLKQIN